A section of the Oryza sativa Japonica Group chromosome 1, ASM3414082v1 genome encodes:
- the LOC112938363 gene encoding uncharacterized protein isoform X2, which translates to MTSKGIDRPAERTFQSIYSWLLRGFRIDQEVYTMSVSVVVSRATEGYFWELMPMDSTAAWRRYVEMAFERSWPLVIFVSVQEKDINVSMQTEDVEGPINAGDVVGPSMQNEENQPREEQAMGMADEGERVGIIVDEMEREDSDNEEADDDASSDEEGDVMATDWANEDFSGLVILEGDHVPWEYKENEVIDGARYAHKDEMKEAVKHWAVSLQREFRVVKSTNYVYEVRCMKEDCPWRVHAYKGKWNDYWKVSIVTEHKCYLQGVEKYHRNITSAFVASEMYSSVVGNIGFEPKSIIRHIENKFKYTISYVKACRAKQKIIEMRYGTFEASYDNLPRLLATIAQRNNNTYYDLHTFTSVDDRTKSVLQRAFFSLGACINAFVHCRPVLCIDGTFMTGKYRGQILTAIGCDGNNQVVPMAFAFVESENTESWYWFLERVHIAVVRMRPNVCLIHDRHAGMLRAIDYLQNGWDEKRLPAKWPDVRSRWCMRHMGANFYKQFKNKHLMELFKRLCAKNQEKKFNELWDKLDELTTKQTDEQSRRPQVEGDEPPIPLGALHDDPPTMRRRSGSSIRNFTQWIENEPTEKWSLLFDTDGSRYGIMTTNLAEVYNWVMRGVRVLPLVAIVEFILHGTQAYFRDRYKKIGPSMADNNIVFGFEQVMRLPHLGPANTLPPYSTVGPSKAWLLQFTADLLHPDADNNSVRRSLEAYLLWLFGWVMFTSTHGHAVDFRLVHYARSIVDAQPQDVPQWSWGSAVLAATYRALCEACTKTDAGAIIAGCPMLLQLWAAERFAIGRPVVDSAPYGVGRSAQWPEDGPTMGTYWCRRGRRYAHVQVRRGYPDFVFEFDRLQPSDVIWEPYTEEAVAARAPLGLSSLCTRDQAYWLTILPMVFDIFVEPHCPQRVMRQFGLRQVFPGNVQPTVLPADHSLTRRGQLAGALWAPRVQQYVDDWVLATEEVINELFPHTEENYRDYLRWYLPRTRARVTFTPDAPEPHVAAVTDAYPTHRDRDYFVGADAARDISADITAVQVRLNRGLHLTDVEQRVTFDRMQEKMRAVMRVFSCRSAVDIVPPAGPVQPRPRAPTVGAGPRPTDLVCLRAPLASEQCDLQHRFRTDLVCLRARSQARPALPRAPQGRSPPLRARSPALPLTERRSLAHTDLQPGSSVLGPLRGRRFFQCANFDQGNPRMGGFTRWIDNVTPSYHGQKITQVEYQRLKDHENAMHSDRPRRGR; encoded by the exons atgacatctaagggcatcgataggcctgcggagagaacatttcagtcaatttatagttggttgttgagaggatttagaatagaccaagaagtctacacaatgtcagtatcagttgtagtgagtcgtgcaacagaaggttatttttgggaactaatgccgatggacagcactgctgcttggagacggtatgtggaaatggcttttgaacggtcatggcccctcgttatatttgtgtcggtacaagagaaagatataaatgtttcaatgcaaaccgaagatgtagagggtcctatcaatgcaggggatgttgttggaccatcgatgcaaaatgaggaaaatcaaccaagggaggagcaggccatgggcatggcggatgagggggagagagtcggtataattgttgatgaaatggagagggaagattcggataatgaggaagcggacgacgacgcatcatccgatgaggaaggtgatgtaatggccactgattgggcaaatgaggacttttctggacttgttatattagagggtgatcatgtaccctgggagtataaggagaacgaggtaattgacggtgcaaggtatgctcataaggatgagatgaaggaggcggtgaagcattgggcagtttccttgcagagagagtttagggtggtcaagtcaacaaattatgtgtatgaagtgagatgcatgaaggaagattgtccgtggcgtgtccatgcatataagggtaaatggaatgattattggaaagttagcattgtgaccgagcacaagtgctacttacaaggggtggagaagtatcaccgaaacatcacttcagcttttgtggcaagtgagatgtacagcagtgttgttggtaacattggctttgaaccaaaatcaattattaggcacatcgagaacaaattcaagtacaccataagctatgtaAAGGCCTgcagagccaaacaaaagattattgagatgaggtatggcacatttgaagcttcttatgataatttgcctcgtttgttagccaccattgcccagaggaataataatacttactatgacctacatacatttacatcggttgatgatcgaacaaagagtgtgctgcaaagagcctttttctcattgggtgcttgcatcaatgcttttgtgcattgtcgacctgttctatgcatagatggaacttttatgacaggtaaataccgaggtcagatattgacagcaattgggtgtgatgggaacaaccaggttgtacctatggcttttgcatttgtagagagtgagaacactgaaagctggtactggttcctagagagagtgcacattgcagtggtgcgtatgaggcccaacgtttgccttatacatgatcgtcatgcgggtatgttgcgggctattgactacttgcagaacggttgggatgagaagagacttccagctaagtggcctgatgttcggagtcggtggtgcatgcgtcacatgggtgcaaatttctacaagcaattcaagaacaagcatcttatggagctctttaagaggctctgtgcaaagaaccaagagaagaaatttaatgagttgtgggacaagttggatgagttgacaacgaagcaaacagatgagcaatctcgcagaccacaagttgaaggtgacgagcctcccatacctcttggtgcattacatgatgacccaccaacaatgagaaggaggtcagggtcgtctatcagaaatttcactcagtggattgagaatgagcctacggagaagtggtctctattgttcgacaccgatggatctcggtatggcataatgacaaccaatttggcagaggtgtacaactgggtaatgcgaggagttcgggtacttccattggttgctattgttgaattcatccttcacggcacgcaagcgtactttagggatcgatacaagaaaattggtccgtccatggccgataacaacatagtgtttggcttcgagcaggtgatgcgccttccacacctaggaccggccaacacccttcctccgtactctacagtcgggcctagcaaggcttggttgctccagttcact gcggaccttctgcaccctgacgctgataataactcggtccgacgctcccttgaggcgtacctgttgtggttgttcgggtgggtgatgttcactagcacccacgggcacgctgtggacttccggctggtccactacgcacggtccatcgtggatgctcagccacaggacgtgccgcagtggagctggggttctgccgtgctagcagccacgtaccgtgccctctgtgaggcgtgcacgaagactgacgcgggagcgatcatcgctggctgccctatgttgcttcagctttgggcagccgagaggtttgccataggtcgaccagtggtggacagcgcaccctacggggttggtcgcagcgcgcagtggccagaggacggtcccacgatggggacttactggtgtcgacgtggg cgtcgttatgctcacgtccaggtgagacgaggttacccggacttcgtgttcgagtttgaccgtctccagccgagcgacgtcatctgggagccgtacacagaagaggccgtcgctgcaagagcaccgctaggactttcgtcgttgtgcacacgcgaccaggcttactggctcaccatcctgccgatggtgttcgacattttcgttgagcctcactgcccgcagcgtgtgatgagacagttcggacttaggcaggtgtttccgggcaacgtgcagccgaccgtcctccctgccgaccactc gttgactcgacggggacagctagcaggcgcactttgggctccacgtgtacagcagtacgttgacgactgggtgttagctacagaggaggtgatcaacgagctcttcccacacacggaggagaactaccgtgactaccttcgctggtaccttcctcgcactcgtgcgcgtgtgaccttcactccagacgccccagagccgcacgttgccgctgtgacggacgcgtatcccacgcaccgtgaccgagactacttcgtgggg gctgatgccgcacgggatatcagtgccgatatcaccgcagtccaagtgaggttgaacagaggtttgcacttgactgacgttgagcagagggtgaccttcgaccggatgcaggagaagatgcgtgcggtcatgcgcgtcttctcctgtcgcagcgccgtggacatcgtacctccagctggtccggtacaaccacggcctcgcgcgcctaccgtcggagcaggacctcgacctacg gacctcgtttgccttcgagcgcccctagcttcggagcagtgcgacctacagcaccggtttcgcacg gacctcgtctgccttcgagcgcgttcgcaggcacgaccggcgcttccgcgagctccgcaggggcgttcgccacctcttcgggcgcgttcgccagctcttcctctcacggagcgtcgatccctcgcccacacg gatttgcagccgggatcttcggtacttgGGCCTCTTCGGGGCAGGAGATTCTTCCAATGCGCGAACTTTGATCAG ggcaatccaaggatgggtggatttactcgatggatcgacaatgtcactccatcatatcatggccagaagataacacaagtagagtatcaacgattgaaggaccacgagaatgcaatgcattctgaccgacctagaaggggccgatag
- the LOC112938363 gene encoding uncharacterized protein isoform X1, with amino-acid sequence MTSKGIDRPAERTFQSIYSWLLRGFRIDQEVYTMSVSVVVSRATEGYFWELMPMDSTAAWRRYVEMAFERSWPLVIFVSVQEKDINVSMQTEDVEGPINAGDVVGPSMQNEENQPREEQAMGMADEGERVGIIVDEMEREDSDNEEADDDASSDEEGDVMATDWANEDFSGLVILEGDHVPWEYKENEVIDGARYAHKDEMKEAVKHWAVSLQREFRVVKSTNYVYEVRCMKEDCPWRVHAYKGKWNDYWKVSIVTEHKCYLQGVEKYHRNITSAFVASEMYSSVVGNIGFEPKSIIRHIENKFKYTISYVKACRAKQKIIEMRYGTFEASYDNLPRLLATIAQRNNNTYYDLHTFTSVDDRTKSVLQRAFFSLGACINAFVHCRPVLCIDGTFMTGKYRGQILTAIGCDGNNQVVPMAFAFVESENTESWYWFLERVHIAVVRMRPNVCLIHDRHAGMLRAIDYLQNGWDEKRLPAKWPDVRSRWCMRHMGANFYKQFKNKHLMELFKRLCAKNQEKKFNELWDKLDELTTKQTDEQSRRPQVEGDEPPIPLGALHDDPPTMRRRSGSSIRNFTQWIENEPTEKWSLLFDTDGSRYGIMTTNLAEVYNWVMRGVRVLPLVAIVEFILHGTQAYFRDRYKKIGPSMADNNIVFGFEQVMRLPHLGPANTLPPYSTVGPSKAWLLQFTADLLHPDADNNSVRRSLEAYLLWLFGWVMFTSTHGHAVDFRLVHYARSIVDAQPQDVPQWSWGSAVLAATYRALCEACTKTDAGAIIAGCPMLLQLWAAERFAIGRPVVDSAPYGVGRSAQWPEDGPTMGTYWCRRGRRYAHVQVRRGYPDFVFEFDRLQPSDVIWEPYTEEAVAARAPLGLSSLCTRDQAYWLTILPMVFDIFVEPHCPQRVMRQFGLRQVFPGNVQPTVLPADHSLTRRGQLAGALWAPRVQQYVDDWVLATEEVINELFPHTEENYRDYLRWYLPRTRARVTFTPDAPEPHVAAVTDAYPTHRDRDYFVGADAARDISADITAVQVRLNRGLHLTDVEQRVTFDRMQEKMRAVMRVFSCRSAVDIVPPAGPVQPRPRAPTVGAGPRPTDLVCLRAPLASEQCDLQHRFRTDLVCLRARSQARPALPRAPQGRSPPLRARSPALPLTERRSLAHTDLQPGSSVLGPLRGRRFFQCANFDQTYRPMCNFIEWVDMENPQNDGTRAYPRSETRSDYLRRKDEHECRIAAEALEWHVNPLGLPTWRERPECRCGDRCHVIRSVRHRTRGQRCFVCPNIVDDDFVEDVRKCQFVQWIDTVRVTSSGGPITQPEPTIQFIHAWMEYERRVEIASLDWRNNPLGLPKWSERPKCGCRDRWQVATSFAEQTFRRRYFVCPNVDNDFVGNPRMGGFTRWIDNVTPSYHGQKITQVEYQRLKDHENAMHSDRPRRGR; translated from the exons atgacatctaagggcatcgataggcctgcggagagaacatttcagtcaatttatagttggttgttgagaggatttagaatagaccaagaagtctacacaatgtcagtatcagttgtagtgagtcgtgcaacagaaggttatttttgggaactaatgccgatggacagcactgctgcttggagacggtatgtggaaatggcttttgaacggtcatggcccctcgttatatttgtgtcggtacaagagaaagatataaatgtttcaatgcaaaccgaagatgtagagggtcctatcaatgcaggggatgttgttggaccatcgatgcaaaatgaggaaaatcaaccaagggaggagcaggccatgggcatggcggatgagggggagagagtcggtataattgttgatgaaatggagagggaagattcggataatgaggaagcggacgacgacgcatcatccgatgaggaaggtgatgtaatggccactgattgggcaaatgaggacttttctggacttgttatattagagggtgatcatgtaccctgggagtataaggagaacgaggtaattgacggtgcaaggtatgctcataaggatgagatgaaggaggcggtgaagcattgggcagtttccttgcagagagagtttagggtggtcaagtcaacaaattatgtgtatgaagtgagatgcatgaaggaagattgtccgtggcgtgtccatgcatataagggtaaatggaatgattattggaaagttagcattgtgaccgagcacaagtgctacttacaaggggtggagaagtatcaccgaaacatcacttcagcttttgtggcaagtgagatgtacagcagtgttgttggtaacattggctttgaaccaaaatcaattattaggcacatcgagaacaaattcaagtacaccataagctatgtaAAGGCCTgcagagccaaacaaaagattattgagatgaggtatggcacatttgaagcttcttatgataatttgcctcgtttgttagccaccattgcccagaggaataataatacttactatgacctacatacatttacatcggttgatgatcgaacaaagagtgtgctgcaaagagcctttttctcattgggtgcttgcatcaatgcttttgtgcattgtcgacctgttctatgcatagatggaacttttatgacaggtaaataccgaggtcagatattgacagcaattgggtgtgatgggaacaaccaggttgtacctatggcttttgcatttgtagagagtgagaacactgaaagctggtactggttcctagagagagtgcacattgcagtggtgcgtatgaggcccaacgtttgccttatacatgatcgtcatgcgggtatgttgcgggctattgactacttgcagaacggttgggatgagaagagacttccagctaagtggcctgatgttcggagtcggtggtgcatgcgtcacatgggtgcaaatttctacaagcaattcaagaacaagcatcttatggagctctttaagaggctctgtgcaaagaaccaagagaagaaatttaatgagttgtgggacaagttggatgagttgacaacgaagcaaacagatgagcaatctcgcagaccacaagttgaaggtgacgagcctcccatacctcttggtgcattacatgatgacccaccaacaatgagaaggaggtcagggtcgtctatcagaaatttcactcagtggattgagaatgagcctacggagaagtggtctctattgttcgacaccgatggatctcggtatggcataatgacaaccaatttggcagaggtgtacaactgggtaatgcgaggagttcgggtacttccattggttgctattgttgaattcatccttcacggcacgcaagcgtactttagggatcgatacaagaaaattggtccgtccatggccgataacaacatagtgtttggcttcgagcaggtgatgcgccttccacacctaggaccggccaacacccttcctccgtactctacagtcgggcctagcaaggcttggttgctccagttcact gcggaccttctgcaccctgacgctgataataactcggtccgacgctcccttgaggcgtacctgttgtggttgttcgggtgggtgatgttcactagcacccacgggcacgctgtggacttccggctggtccactacgcacggtccatcgtggatgctcagccacaggacgtgccgcagtggagctggggttctgccgtgctagcagccacgtaccgtgccctctgtgaggcgtgcacgaagactgacgcgggagcgatcatcgctggctgccctatgttgcttcagctttgggcagccgagaggtttgccataggtcgaccagtggtggacagcgcaccctacggggttggtcgcagcgcgcagtggccagaggacggtcccacgatggggacttactggtgtcgacgtggg cgtcgttatgctcacgtccaggtgagacgaggttacccggacttcgtgttcgagtttgaccgtctccagccgagcgacgtcatctgggagccgtacacagaagaggccgtcgctgcaagagcaccgctaggactttcgtcgttgtgcacacgcgaccaggcttactggctcaccatcctgccgatggtgttcgacattttcgttgagcctcactgcccgcagcgtgtgatgagacagttcggacttaggcaggtgtttccgggcaacgtgcagccgaccgtcctccctgccgaccactc gttgactcgacggggacagctagcaggcgcactttgggctccacgtgtacagcagtacgttgacgactgggtgttagctacagaggaggtgatcaacgagctcttcccacacacggaggagaactaccgtgactaccttcgctggtaccttcctcgcactcgtgcgcgtgtgaccttcactccagacgccccagagccgcacgttgccgctgtgacggacgcgtatcccacgcaccgtgaccgagactacttcgtgggg gctgatgccgcacgggatatcagtgccgatatcaccgcagtccaagtgaggttgaacagaggtttgcacttgactgacgttgagcagagggtgaccttcgaccggatgcaggagaagatgcgtgcggtcatgcgcgtcttctcctgtcgcagcgccgtggacatcgtacctccagctggtccggtacaaccacggcctcgcgcgcctaccgtcggagcaggacctcgacctacg gacctcgtttgccttcgagcgcccctagcttcggagcagtgcgacctacagcaccggtttcgcacg gacctcgtctgccttcgagcgcgttcgcaggcacgaccggcgcttccgcgagctccgcaggggcgttcgccacctcttcgggcgcgttcgccagctcttcctctcacggagcgtcgatccctcgcccacacg gatttgcagccgggatcttcggtacttgGGCCTCTTCGGGGCAGGAGATTCTTCCAATGCGCGAACTTTGATCAG acatatcgtccaatgtgcaacttcatcgagtgggtagacatggagaacccacaaaacgacggaacccgtgcttacccacgtagtgaaacaagatcggactacctaaggcggaaggatgagcatgaatgtcgaattgctgctgaggctttagaatggcacgtaaatcccctaggactccccacgtggcgtgagcgtccggagtgtcgttgtggtgaccgttgtcatgtcataaggtccgtaaggcaccgaactcgaggacaaaggtgtttcgtgtgtccaaacattgtcgacgatgatttcgtg gaggatgtaaggaaatgtcaattcgtacaatggattgacacagtcagagttacttcaagtggcgggccgataacgcaacctgaaccgaccatacagttcattcatgcttggatggagtacgaacgtcgggtggaaattgcaagcttagactggaggaacaatccattagggttacctaaatggtccgagcgtccaaagtgtgggtgcagagatcgctggcaggtggctacatcctttgctgaacaaacatttcgaaggagatattttgtctgccccaatgtagacaacgatttcgtt ggcaatccaaggatgggtggatttactcgatggatcgacaatgtcactccatcatatcatggccagaagataacacaagtagagtatcaacgattgaaggaccacgagaatgcaatgcattctgaccgacctagaaggggccgatag